The Hominilimicola fabiformis genomic interval GACAGAACAATTATGTCAATTAAGAGAAAAATGGGTACAAGCGAAAAAGTTACAATCGACGGTAAAGCTTATACACCACAAGAAATCTCGGCAATGATTCTTACAAAGTTAAAGCAAGATGCAGAAAGCTATCTTGGTGAAACTGTAACACAGGCTGTTATCACAGTTCCTGCTTACTTCAACGACTCACAGCGTCAGGCTACAAAGGACGCAGGTAAGATTGCAGGTCTTGAAGTTTTGAGAATTATCAACGAGCCTACTGCCGCAGCTCTTGCATACGGTGTAAGCGACACAGGTAAGAAAGTAATGGTATACGACCTTGGCGGCGGTACATTTGATGTATCTATCCTTGACATTGATGACGGTGTATTTGAAGTTCTTTCAACAAATGGTGATACTCACCTTGGCGGTGACGATTTCGACCAGGCAATTATCAACTACTTGCTTGACGAATTTAAGAAAACAGAGGGCGTAGACCTTTCAACAGATAAGATGGCTATGCAAAGATTAAAAGAGGCTGCTGAAAAGTCAAAGATTGAACTTTCGACAACAACAACTTCAAACATTAATCTTCCATTCATCACAGCTGACGCAACAGGTCCAAAGCATATGGATATTACACTTACAAAAGCTAAGTTTGATGAACTTACAGCTGACCTTGTAGCAAGAACACTTACATGTATCAGAAACGCTATGAATGACGCAGGTCTTAACGCATCACAAATCGATGAAGTCCTTCTTGTCGGCGGTTCTTCAAGAATTCCTGCTGTACAAGAGGCTGTTAAGAAAGAAATGGGCAAAGAGCCTAATAAGGGTATCAACCCTGACGAATGTGTTGCAGTAGGTGCTGCAAGACAGGCAGGTGTACTTGGCGGTGAAGAAACAGGCGTTCTTCTACTTGATGTTACACCGCTTTCACTTGGTATCGAAACAATGGGTGGTGTATTTACAAAGCTTATCGAAAGAAATACAACAATCCCTACAAACAAATCACAAATATTCTCAACTGCCGCAGACGGTCAAACTTCTGTTGAAGTACACGTTCTTCAAGGTGAAAGAGAAATGGCTCAGTACAACAAGACTTTGGGACGTTTCAATCTAACAGGAATTGCTCCTGCTCCGAGAGGTGTGCCACAGATTGAAGTTACATTCGATATTGACGCAAACGGTATCGTAAACGTAAGTGCTAAAGACCTTGGCACAGGCAACGAACAGAAGATTACTATTACAGCATCTTCTAACCTAAGTGACGAAGATATTGACAGAGCTGTTAAAGAAGCTGAAAAGTACGCTGAAGAAGATAAAAAGCGTAAAGAAGAAGTTGAAATCAGAAACAACGCAGAATCACTTGTATATCAATGTGAAAAGGCTGTTAAAGATGCAGGTGATAAGATTGACGATAATACAAAGTCAATGGTTGAAACTGAAGTAAACAAGGTTAAAGAGGCTCTAAAGGGTACAGACTCGGCAGCTATTAAGGCGGCTACAGACGAACTTCAAGAAAAGTTCTACGCAGTTGCACAGCAAATGTATCAGCAAGCTAATCCGCAGGGTGATCCTAATGCACAACAGGGTGCACCAAATGATGACGGTGTTTATGAGGCTGATTACAGAGAAGTTGACAACGACGATAACAATCAACAATAATAATGAAAACGCTAAAAGGACGGACAAATGTCCGTCCTTTTAAGGCTTTTAACAGAGCCTTTGTATTAACACTTTACAAAACTAAAATATTGTAGTATAATATCATAGGTAGGTGAAAAAATTGGCTGAAAAAAGAGATTATTATGAGGTGCTCGGAGTTTCAAAGGGTGCTTCTGATGATGAAATAAAAAAGGCATTCAGAAAGATGAGTAAGAAATACCATCCTGACCTTAATCCGAACAATAAAGAGGCGGAGAAAAAGTTTAAGGAGGTAAACGAGGCTTATCAAGTGCTTTCTGACCCTGAAAAGAAAAGTAAATACGACCAATTCGGACACGCAGGTGTTGACCCGAACTTCGGAGCGGGCGGCGGTGGCTTTAACGGCGGCGGTTTTGACTTTGGCGATATATTCGGCGATTTCTTCGGAGGCGGTTTCGGAGGATTCGGCGGCGGTCAAAGAAGAAACGGACCAAAACGCGGTGCTGATATTCGTAAGATTATTGATCTAACTTTTGAAGAAGCGGCATTCGGCTGTCACAGAGAAATGAGTATACAGGCACAGGAAAAATGTGAAACTTGCGGTGGCAGTGGTGCTAAAAAGGGTACTACCGCACAAACTTGTCAGCATTGTCACGGAACAGGTCAAATCCGTACACAACAAAGAACTGTACTGGGTTATATGACTAACGTTACGACTTGTCCGCACTGTCACGGTGAAGGTAAGATTGTAAAAGATCCTTGTCCTGACTGTCGCGGTACAGGTAAGGTAAGAAAGTCGAAGAAGATAGAAGTTGATATTCCGGCGGGTATTGATGACGGTCAGACAATTCAACTTTCAGGTAAAGGCGAGGCCGGCGATAAAGGCGGTCCTAACGGCGACTTACTTCTTACAATAAGAGTACATCCGCATCAGATGTTTAAACGTGAGGGAACGAATGTATTTATAGATATGCCTATATCATTTGTACAGGCTGCTTTGGGTGCAACCGTACAAGTACCTACACTTGACGGCCCTGTTGAGCTGAAAATCCCTGAGGGAACTCAGACAGGTTCAAAATTCAGAATGAAGGGCAGAGGTATTCCGTCAATCAGAAGTAAGGTAAGAGGCGACCAATACGTTACTGTAAACGTAGAAGTGCCGAGAAACCTTAATTCAAAGCAAAAAGAACTTTTGCGTGAATTTGAAGAAGATAAAAATTATAAACAAAAGAAATCTTTTGCAGAAAAGATGAAAGATTTCTTGAACAAATAAACTTAGGAGGAAGACAATGAACCCGAATATTTATGAACTTTCAAAAATGACAAAAGAGCAGTATGATTTCATAATGAAACGTGCAGAGCTTGATATTACAGAACAAATGAAAGTTGCCAAAGAAGTTTCTGACGATGTCAAGGCACGTGGTGACGAGGCAGTATTGGAATATACTGCAAAGTTTGACCGTGTACAGCTTACTGCTGATAAAATGAAAGTAACACCTGAAGAGATAGAGGCTGGCTACAATAACCTTGATAAGGAAACAAGAGAGGCTATTGAATATGCTTATAAGAATATATACGATTTCCATGAAAAGCAACTTCCGGAGGAAATGTGGTTTACTATGGTCGATGACGGACTTATGGTAGGCGAAAAGACCACTCCGATAGTTGACGTATGTCTGTATGTTCCTCACGGTAAGGGTTCATTCCCATCAGTTTTGTGTATGCTTGGTATACCGGCAGTTGTTGCGAAAGTTCCTAAGATTGTTGTTGTAACACCTCCGAATGAAAAAGGTGAAGTTGACGACGCTATTTTGGCTGCGGCAAAGATAATCGGTATCACTGAAATATATAAAGTCGGCGGTATTCAAGCCGTTGCAGCCGTTGCATACGGTACTGAAACAATTCCTAAGTGTCATAAGATAATTGGACCGGGTAACAGTTATGCAACTGCCGCAAAGAGAGTTCTTGCAAACCATATTGACGCAGGTTTGCCGGCAGGCCCGAGTGAAATTATTGTTCTTG includes:
- the dnaK gene encoding molecular chaperone DnaK → MGKIIGIDLGTTNSCVAVMEGGNPNVITNSEGARTTPSVVAFQKDGERIVGQVAKRQAVTNADRTIMSIKRKMGTSEKVTIDGKAYTPQEISAMILTKLKQDAESYLGETVTQAVITVPAYFNDSQRQATKDAGKIAGLEVLRIINEPTAAALAYGVSDTGKKVMVYDLGGGTFDVSILDIDDGVFEVLSTNGDTHLGGDDFDQAIINYLLDEFKKTEGVDLSTDKMAMQRLKEAAEKSKIELSTTTTSNINLPFITADATGPKHMDITLTKAKFDELTADLVARTLTCIRNAMNDAGLNASQIDEVLLVGGSSRIPAVQEAVKKEMGKEPNKGINPDECVAVGAARQAGVLGGEETGVLLLDVTPLSLGIETMGGVFTKLIERNTTIPTNKSQIFSTAADGQTSVEVHVLQGEREMAQYNKTLGRFNLTGIAPAPRGVPQIEVTFDIDANGIVNVSAKDLGTGNEQKITITASSNLSDEDIDRAVKEAEKYAEEDKKRKEEVEIRNNAESLVYQCEKAVKDAGDKIDDNTKSMVETEVNKVKEALKGTDSAAIKAATDELQEKFYAVAQQMYQQANPQGDPNAQQGAPNDDGVYEADYREVDNDDNNQQ
- the hisD gene encoding histidinol dehydrogenase, coding for MNPNIYELSKMTKEQYDFIMKRAELDITEQMKVAKEVSDDVKARGDEAVLEYTAKFDRVQLTADKMKVTPEEIEAGYNNLDKETREAIEYAYKNIYDFHEKQLPEEMWFTMVDDGLMVGEKTTPIVDVCLYVPHGKGSFPSVLCMLGIPAVVAKVPKIVVVTPPNEKGEVDDAILAAAKIIGITEIYKVGGIQAVAAVAYGTETIPKCHKIIGPGNSYATAAKRVLANHIDAGLPAGPSEIIVLADEKADPEKVALDWMIEAEHGPDSAALLVTHSKELVEKVVPIVNRQLEKISPKRKEFIETNLTTYGGVILTNSLDESIDFVNEYAPEHMEVMTEKPFDTLPKIKNAGEILLGDYTPVTLCNFVLGPNAILPTGGFAKTYSSVSVQDFLKRSSVGYASKDGFEKVRDYAYRFAKVEGFDTHGLAVKERK
- the dnaJ gene encoding molecular chaperone DnaJ, with translation MAEKRDYYEVLGVSKGASDDEIKKAFRKMSKKYHPDLNPNNKEAEKKFKEVNEAYQVLSDPEKKSKYDQFGHAGVDPNFGAGGGGFNGGGFDFGDIFGDFFGGGFGGFGGGQRRNGPKRGADIRKIIDLTFEEAAFGCHREMSIQAQEKCETCGGSGAKKGTTAQTCQHCHGTGQIRTQQRTVLGYMTNVTTCPHCHGEGKIVKDPCPDCRGTGKVRKSKKIEVDIPAGIDDGQTIQLSGKGEAGDKGGPNGDLLLTIRVHPHQMFKREGTNVFIDMPISFVQAALGATVQVPTLDGPVELKIPEGTQTGSKFRMKGRGIPSIRSKVRGDQYVTVNVEVPRNLNSKQKELLREFEEDKNYKQKKSFAEKMKDFLNK